The sequence below is a genomic window from Mycobacteroides abscessus ATCC 19977.
CATGGGGTGGCTCGGCTAGCTCGCCGCCAGGAATCTTCCTGCTTTGACCGTGCTGCCGAAACCCTCGACAAAGGTGCCGTAGGAGTAAACCTGCTGACCGCCGACAATCGTGGCCGCAATCGCGTTATCGTTGCGACACACCTGGCGGGACACCCCAAACTCCTCCATGTACTGCTCGTGGTACTCATCGAGCGAATCATCAAGTCCCGCAGGATCAATTACGGCGATATCGGCGGTGTCGCCGATACGAAGCCGCCCCGCGTCCAGGCCGTACCACTCACCGAGTTCACCGGTGAGTCGATGCACGGCGGCTTCGAGGGACATAAACGGAGTACCCGCCTCGCGGGCCTCCTTCACACGTTTGAGCAACCGCAACCCCGCGTTGTAAAACGACATATTCCTCAGGTGCGCGCCGGAGTCGTTGTTACCCAACTGGAAATGCCGATACTTGACGGCCTCGTTGAGAACATCGGTGCGGTCGTTGGCGATGGTGGTATGCCAACGCACCTTCCCGGGGTACTCCGAAACGAGATCGAGGAACGCGTCCACCGGCTGCACACCGCGAGCGTCGGCCACCTGTCCGAATGACTTGCCGACCACCGATTCGTCGGGGCAGCCGACGATCTCGGTGTCGTACATGTCCCGGTTCCATGCCACCACGCCGTACTTCTGCGCCATCTCCTTGCGGAACTTGCGCCGGTAGCCCTCGTCCTTGATCAGGTCGACCCGCTGCAGCTGATCACGGATGTCCAATGCGGCCGTGCCGGAGGCGAACTCCTCGAAGATCACCAGATCCATACCATCGGAGTAGAGATGGAAGGGCACCGCGAGCAGCTGGAAATTGACCTGCGACCGCAACAGCGGGTTGAGTCCGCCGGTCGCGGCCTTGAGAAGTTTGATGACCGAACGGTTGCTCTTCAGATCGAAGGCTGCCAGCAGCGTCGTCTTGAGCGACCGCCGCCAGGGACGTGCGCCGCTGAGCAGGAAGTGCATGATCGTCTCGGGGCGCTTCTCGACATCGAGATTCGACTGCACCACGGCTCCCCGCCGGCGCACCACGTCGTAGAGGGCACCGTATTCGCGCCACGTGGCGTAGGTGGACGGCAACTGGCGGCCCGCAAAGCGCGTGCCTTCGAGCTTGGAGAAGCGCAGCCGGTCGGTGGACAGGCCCACGAATCCGGCGTCGAGGGCATCGGTCACCATCGCACGCATGCGGGCGAGTTCCCCGGCCGTGGGGCGCTCGTCATAGTCTGTCGCGCGGGCCAGTCCCATGACCGCGGCACGGATATCAGAATGCCCGATCAGCGTCGCGACATTGGCGCCCAACGGAAGTGACTCGATGACCTTGCGATAGCCACGCGGCCCATCCCAGTCCTTATGTTCCTTGAGGGCGGAGTGGACCGCATCCCACGGCAGGGCCTCCACCCGGGCGAAGAGGTCGGCAACATCCTCGGGATCGGCGTACACCGCGGACATCGAGCAGTTGCCGTAGATGACGGACGTGACACCGTGGCGCACGGATTCTCCGAGGCCCGGACTGACAAGGACCTCGGCGTCGTAGTGCGTATGCACGTCAACCATGCCGGGGATAACCCATTTGCCGCCAGCGTCGATCACCTGGTCCGCGTCGGCAGCCGGCAGATCGGGCGCCATGGCCACCACGTTGCCGCCACGGATCCCGACATCCACGGCTCGGCCCGGCGCTCCGGTCCCGTCGAAAACCAGGCCGCCGCGCACCAGCAGGTCAAATGTCGCCATAGTCGATACACCTCGTTCGATCAGCAGATACTCAGCTTATCGCTGCTCATCTCGGCCTACCTGAAAGCCCCGTCCGGTGCTTCACAAGTACTTCACAACTGATTGCTACCGTGCGGCACGAACTGAGTTGACCACTTCGAGCAGAACCGTCGACGCAACCGCGTATTGACGCCGTCATCAACCGGCGCGCCAACACCGCCCTACTGCCCCGGGCCTACGGGTGGACTCGAACGGAATTTTCCCGCGACACCTGGCGCGACATGAAGCGGGTGTCGCGGGAGGCATTCCCTGCCCGCCGAATCATCCGTCGAAGAAGATCTGCACCCGCTCCGACTCCGGCAATGTCTGGCAGGCCAGCGTGAACCCGTCGGCCACCTCGCTGTCGATGAGCGACTCGTTCATGAGCATGCGTGTCTGGCCCCCCTTCACCGAGCAGATGCAGGTAGCGCAAGCCGATTCGCGGCACACGTAGGGCGCGTCGATACCCGCATCCAGCAGCACGTCGAGCAGTTTCTTACCCCGCGGCCAGTCGAGAATATGTGTGCTGCCATAGATTTCGACTTCCAGCACGGTATTCCCAGTGGCGTCACTGCCCGCGACTCGGATCGCCTCGGTTGTCACTGGCCCACCGCGCGGCGCCCGGGTAGGCGATCATTGAGCTCGCCATCGGCACCGAAGAGAATCCCCTGCCACTCATGTAGCAGTTCTTCGGTGTCGATATCGTCGGGATGGAAGCCCGGACGCATGTACTCGGCGATATCACGCATCAGTCCCTTCACCAGCGGACCGCGATACACATCTACGGCCTGACGCAGCACTGCCAACGGTTTCCAGCCGCTTGGGTCGGTCAGAATCGACGCCAACACCGCCAGCGTCATGAACGGCAACGTACCCAACCAGATCAGGGACATCACGCCGATCCGTATCGATTCGGGGCCGCCCACCGACCGGTACACGTCGAAGGCCACCGACTTGTGCTCCATCTCCTCCATGGCATGCCAGTTCAGGAGGTGATGGATCTCTTCGGACATCGGAATCTCTTGTAACTCGGGGCTGGAGAGCACCCGCTGAGCCAACACCGCGGTGTAGTGCTCGGCGGCCGCCGTCATCGCCAGGTGCGCGATTTTAGGCGCGCGCTTCTCCAACGCGATCACGAATTTCTCGCGCCGGCTGCCCTCATCGAAGTTCATGATCCGGACCAGGGGGTAGCCCATGTCGACGATCTTCTCGTTGAGTTTGCGGTGCTCGCGTCCGTGCATGGCCTCCTGGCCGATGAAGCCGGCGACCCGCTTCTTGAGCACTGGGTCGGTGATCTGGTCGGAGTAGTTGCGCACGGAACGGATGAACGACTCCTCGCCGGGAGGAAACGCCCCGGAAAGGAGCGAGACCAGGTGACTAAAGACGATGTCGCCCTCGACGTAGTGCTTCTTCATGGGGGCCGGCTCACCGAACCGGAAGTTCATCCGGCGCACCTTGGGCAATGCACGCGCCGCCACTCCCCGCCGTCCCTGCTCGACAACAGCCATGACGGAACTCCTTCCTAGGACATCTTCATTGATGTCTGACCTGGCGATTTATTAGTAGTACTCTTAGTACTACTGCTAGTATCCATATCGCGCAGCACGAGCACAATAGGCAGCACGAGCGTGTCCCCCGAACCGGACAGCTAACGGCCGGGCACACGTACCATCACTGGTGATGAGAGGCGTGGAAAACGTGAGCACAGCCATCGCGTCCAAGGCCGCCCCGGTCGCCGCCCGGCGCGGTGACCGGCGCAAGGTTGCCCGGGAAGAATTGTTGGATGCCGCGTTTCGCGCCATCGACGGCCTGGGCGCCACCGTCAGCATGGACGACATCGCTCGCGAGGCCGGGGTCGCCAAACCGAAGCTGTACCGCTACTTCGAAGACAAAGCCGATCTGCACAGCGCCGTGCTGGAACGGGTCCAGGACATGCTCTGGAGCGCGTCCATGGATCGGATCAACCTGATGACCGACTCCGCCCGCGACCTGGTCGAGCATGGCGCCAACGAGTACGCACAGATGATCTCGGATCATCCGAATGTG
It includes:
- a CDS encoding N-acyl-D-amino-acid deacylase family protein, which translates into the protein MATFDLLVRGGLVFDGTGAPGRAVDVGIRGGNVVAMAPDLPAADADQVIDAGGKWVIPGMVDVHTHYDAEVLVSPGLGESVRHGVTSVIYGNCSMSAVYADPEDVADLFARVEALPWDAVHSALKEHKDWDGPRGYRKVIESLPLGANVATLIGHSDIRAAVMGLARATDYDERPTAGELARMRAMVTDALDAGFVGLSTDRLRFSKLEGTRFAGRQLPSTYATWREYGALYDVVRRRGAVVQSNLDVEKRPETIMHFLLSGARPWRRSLKTTLLAAFDLKSNRSVIKLLKAATGGLNPLLRSQVNFQLLAVPFHLYSDGMDLVIFEEFASGTAALDIRDQLQRVDLIKDEGYRRKFRKEMAQKYGVVAWNRDMYDTEIVGCPDESVVGKSFGQVADARGVQPVDAFLDLVSEYPGKVRWHTTIANDRTDVLNEAVKYRHFQLGNNDSGAHLRNMSFYNAGLRLLKRVKEAREAGTPFMSLEAAVHRLTGELGEWYGLDAGRLRIGDTADIAVIDPAGLDDSLDEYHEQYMEEFGVSRQVCRNDNAIAATIVGGQQVYSYGTFVEGFGSTVKAGRFLAAS
- a CDS encoding 2Fe-2S iron-sulfur cluster-binding protein, coding for MTTEAIRVAGSDATGNTVLEVEIYGSTHILDWPRGKKLLDVLLDAGIDAPYVCRESACATCICSVKGGQTRMLMNESLIDSEVADGFTLACQTLPESERVQIFFDG
- a CDS encoding metal-dependent hydrolase gives rise to the protein MAVVEQGRRGVAARALPKVRRMNFRFGEPAPMKKHYVEGDIVFSHLVSLLSGAFPPGEESFIRSVRNYSDQITDPVLKKRVAGFIGQEAMHGREHRKLNEKIVDMGYPLVRIMNFDEGSRREKFVIALEKRAPKIAHLAMTAAAEHYTAVLAQRVLSSPELQEIPMSEEIHHLLNWHAMEEMEHKSVAFDVYRSVGGPESIRIGVMSLIWLGTLPFMTLAVLASILTDPSGWKPLAVLRQAVDVYRGPLVKGLMRDIAEYMRPGFHPDDIDTEELLHEWQGILFGADGELNDRLPGRRAVGQ